Within the Bacillus sp. FSL K6-3431 genome, the region CGCTGTACTTTTTTCAAAAATGTCCTTAGATGAAATGTTGGATTATGTGAAAGAAAGTGGTGTAGATACAGTTGAGATTGGTACTGGTGGCTATGTTGGGAATGCACATTGTAATCCGAAAGAGTTACTTGCAGATGAAAGCAAACTAGATACATTCAAGCAAGCGTTCGAATCTAGGGGTATGCAAATTAGTGCGTTAAGTTGCCATGGTAATGCATTGCATCCCAATGAAGAAATTGCAATTGAGCATCATGAAGCATTTGTAAATACGGTTAAACTTGCTGCAAAGTTAGGCGTCGAAAATATAGTCACCTTTTCTGGATGTCCTGGTGAATCTGAGCATTCTAAACACCCAGTTTGGATTACGTGCCCATGGCCAGATGATTTTTCGACTGTAGTAGAATGGCAATGGGAAAACAAAGTTATTCCATATTGGAAAGAGCAAGTTGCATTACTAGAAGAATATAATGTCAGAGCAGCGATTGAACCACATCCTGGATTTGTAGTTTATAACACAGAAACGATTCTCCGATTAAGAAATGAATGTGGTGAAAAAATTGGCGCCAACTTTGATCCAAGTCACTATTTTTGGCAAGGAATGGATCCGGTAAACAGCATTAAAGCTCTAGGAGATGCACTATATCATTTCCATGCTAAAGATACGCGGATTGATCCATTGAATAATTCATATAATGGGGTTCTTGACACTAAATCTTATCGTGATATTGCAAACCGCTCATGGGTTTTCAGAACTGTGGGGTATGGTCACGGGGAAGATGTATGGAGAGAAATAATTAGTGCGCTTGAAACAATTGGATATAATGGATCTGTTAGTATCGAGCATGAAGATGGTTTAATGAGTGTGGATGAAGGTTATACAAAAGCTGTTACCTTCTTAAAAGATATGATTATTAAAGAAGGAGCGAAAGATTTATGGTGGGCGTAATGCAAGAAATTAGAATAGGTATGGTGGGATATAAGTTTATGGGTAAGGCCCATTCACATGCATACCGGGATGCCCCTTTCTTTTTTGATTTAGGAGTAAAGCCGATAAGACAAGCAATATGTGGAAGGAATGAAGATGGGGTTAAAGCAGCTGTAGAAAAATTCGGTTGGAATAGTTATGAAACTGATTGGAAGGTGCTTATTGCAAGGGATGATATTGATTTAATAGATATTGTTACTCCAAATAATAATCACGCGGAAATTGCGATAGCTGCTGCTGAGGCAGGAAAGCATGTGTATTGTGAAAAGCCATTAGCCTTGACACTTGAGGAATCGAGGAGAATGTTGGAGGCGGTAAAGAAAAACAATGTCATTCATATGGTGAATTACAATTATCGTTTTGCTCCTGCGATACAATATGCTAAGAAACTAATTGATGAGGGTAAGTTAGGAAAGATTTATCATATTAGAGCAAATTACCTCCAAGATTGGATTATGGATCCAAACTTCCCACTTGTCTGGAGATTGGAAAAATCGGTGAGTGGTTCTGGGTCACATGGTGATTTAGCAGCGCATTTGATCGATTTGGCAAGATTCCTAGTTGGAGAGTTTGATGAAGTATCCGGCTTGCTTGAAACCTTTATTAAGGAGAGGCCAGCTGTTGCAGAAAGTTCAGGATTAACTGGTGTTGCTTCAACTACTGAATTTAAGAAAGTAGAAGTGGATGATGCCAGTATTTTTATTGCAAGGTTTAAAAATGGAGCAATTGGTACATTTGAAGCAACACGATTTGCTAAAGGAAATAGAAATGCTAATAAATTTGAGATTAATGGAGAAAAAGGTTCAATAAAATGGAATGCTGAAAACTTAAATGAACTTGAACTATATTTGGGGTCTGATGAAGAAGGAACACAAGGATTCAGAAAAATCAATTGTACAGAAGAGGTTCATCCATATGCGGGAGCGTATTGGCCTGCAGCCCATATTATCGGATACGAACATACATTTATTAATTTAGTTGTTGAATTAATGAAGGGGCTTGAAAAAGGAGAATCGCCATCTCCAAATTTTGAAGATGGCCATATCAATCAAGCAATTATGGAAGCAGTTGAAAAATCCTCAGAAAACAAAACATGGGAAAAAATCGAGAAATATATTTAATATCCATCGTTTCATTGTATAGATTATTTTATAAATGCAAATATTCGTATTGGAGGAATATTCACAAACCGAATTAGACCTATTAGGTTAAAAAAACGAAGAAATCTAAATGCTATTCGTAGTTGTTCTTGATTAAAGGAGAGTATTGAAACCTGTTTAGATTTGAATCTATGCAGGTTTCTTTATGGTTGGAAGAGGTTTAGAAAACTTGAAATATTTATTGCGGTCAAAATAAAATGGATAAAACTAGAAACTATTATCTAAGATAAAAGATTAAATGTAAATCCCATGTTCATACATTTTGATTGACAAAAAATACAAAATGTATATGAAAAAGCTGGCTTCCTACTGGAAGGCCAGTTTAATTGGTTTAAGGGTAAATTCCAATTGTTCATTTACAATAAAAATATTATGTGTGGAAGATACGGCAGTAATTAGGCAATTTAGTTTGCTACTAATTTATTCATAAACTCTAAAACCAACTGATTTATGCTAGGAGAATGTAAAACCCATATGCTACAATAATATAATGAAAGCACTTACAAATTTAGAATTATGATATGTGGAGGGAAAGCTATTATGAAGATTACTAGTTTTGAACTTTTTCAAGTACCACCACGTTGGCTTTTTTTAAAAGTAGAAACAGATGAGGGCATTATTGGCTGGGGAGAGCCGATAGTTGAAGGAAGAGCAGCAACAGTTAAGGCTTGTGTAGAAGAATTAATGAGTTATCTTATTGGAAAAGATCCAATGAGAATAGAAGATCATTGGAATGTCATGTACCGATCGGGCTTTTACCGTGGTGGCCCGATATTAATGAGCGCAATTGCTGGAATTGACCAAGCACTTTGGGATATAAAAGGTAAGTTTCTTCAAACACCAATCTATCAATTATTAGGTGGGGCTTGTCGGGAATCCATTCGTGTTTATTCATGGATCGGAGGAGATCGCCCGGTTGATGTTGGACTTGCTGCAAGGGAAGCCGTTAAAAGTGGATTTACAGCAATCAAGATGAACGGAATAGAGGAATTACAATATATTGACTCTTACGAAAAAATCGATAAAGCAATTGAGAGGATTGCGGCGGTCCGTGAAGCGGCAGGTAATTATATCGGTATCGGTATTGATTTTCATGGGCGAGTTCATAAGCCAATGGCGAAGATTCTTGCAAAAGAATTAGAACCCTTTCGTCCGATGTTTATTGAGGAACCAGTACTCCCAGAAAATAATGAGGCTTTACGAGAGATTGCCAACGCAACTAATATCCCTATCGCAACAGGGGAAAGAATGTTTTCCAGATGGGATTTTAAAAAATTACTACATGATGGGTATGTTGATATTATTCAACCGGATCTTTCTCATGCAGGAGGAATTACTGAGTGTAAAAAAATATTTTCCATGGCAGAAGCATATGATGTGGCGGTCGCCCCGCATTGTCCACTTGGTCCGATCGCGTTAGCAGCATGTTTGCAGGTTGATGCGACAGCACATAATGCAATTATTCAAGAACAAAGTTTGGGTATACATTACAATCAGGGAAATGATCTGCTAGATTATTTAAAAGATAAATCTGTCTTTTCTTATAAAGATGGTCAAGTTGCCATCCCACAGGGTCCAGGACTCGGGCTTGAAATGAATGAAGATTACATAAGGAAGATGGCGGAGATAGGTCATAATTGGAAAAACCCCGTGTGGCGTCATCAGGATGGAAGTGTTGCGGAATGGTAATTATAAATCAGTTGAAAGTCGGAAAAGAATAGGGAACCTGTTGATAAATATGTAATGGTGCAATAGGTCTTGAAAATATTAAGTTTTTGAATTTTGCGGGAAACTGTCAAAAGTAGTTTTGAAGAATTATATGTGTGATTGTAGAACTAATAGCCAACCTTAAAGCTTGGAGTATGTATCTTGATTTATTAATGGATGCAATAAAGGTACGCGTGAGAGATAATTCAGACCCACTAATTAAACTAAGGTTCTCACTCGACTTATCTAAGGAGGGGTGTTACTTGAGTTACAAAGACACTTTTATTACTATTTCTGAGGATTCAAATCTTGCTTCCTCGATTGTACCTGTCCCAAGAAACAAAAAACCTACTGTTGCTTCTATTGAATATGATTTAATTAAGAATAATCCTTATAAATACACACAGGAAGATGTTCAATTTGAAACTTATTTGATCAAGAATCAAAGTGAATTAAATAATATAAATGATTTACGAGAATTGTTTTTCACAAAAACGAAAGCATGTTTTAGGGCTTCTCCGTTAGTAAAAAAATATGGATGGGGCATTCACTATGATGACCAAGGAAAAATTGCCATATATGATGTTAAGAGTGAAACCTATAATCAATTTCTGAAAACGGATAACATTTCCATAATAAAAGGCATGCGTTCGAAAAGAAATAAATAATAATTCATATATTAAATTCCTTTCTCTTACTGATTGAACAAGCGTAAGAGAAAAACAATTTGACATTCTAAGACCCCTGTATTTTGTTGTCAGTGATGAAAAAAAGTTATTAATTAATATAATAGCCAAAAATGTCGAAGCAGTAAAGGATGTATGGAAAATGGTTGATGTTGTAACGATAGGTGAAAGTATGATTCTTTTTCAGCCAATGATGGATCGTTCGATACAATATGCTCCACTATTCACAAAAACAATTGCTGGTGCGGAATCTAATGTAGCGATTGGTTTAACTCGTATGGAGAAAAAAGTGAGATGGATCAGTCATGTGGGGGATGATCCCTTTGGAAGGTTTTTACTTTCTACGCTAACTGGCGAAGGGATAGACGTATCTTTATGTAAGGTTCAGTCGAAGGAAAATACTGCAGTCTACTTTAAAGATATTAAAGGGGCTTATGATCCAACTGTTTATTATTATCGAAAAAATTCAGCGGCAAGTAAAATGAAATCTACAGATATTCAATCAGAATGGCTTGAGAGTGCACGGCATTTGCATATAACTGGCATTACACCAGCATTGGGAGAAGCGACAGCAGATATGATCATGGAAGTAATGGAAAGAGCGAAGGCAAAAGGCATGACCATTTCTTTAGATCCCAATATACGCAGAAAACTATGGAGTGAAGAAAAAGCTAGAAAAACGATTATAAAAATGATTCCTTTATGTGACATTTTTATGCCGGGGTTAGACGAGTGTCAATTTTTATTTGGTGAGAAATCATTGGATGAATATGGCGAAATACTATTAAATAAGGGACCAAGCCTAATTCTTCTGAAATTGGGGGAAAAAGGTTCCATTGCAATTACGGAAGAATACACAACCAAAAAAGAAAGTATTAAAGTGAAACAGATTGTAGATACAATCGGTGCCGGAGATGCTTTTGCGAGTGGCTGTTTATCTGTTTTACTAGATGTGAACGATTTAAAGAGTGCGCTAGAAAGCCCATCTAAAATAAAAAATATAGTGAAACAAGCGATTGAACGCGGCAATCATCTTGGTGCTCTAACTGTTCAATTCAAAGGGGATTGGGAAGAGCTTCCAACATTAAAAGAGTTACAGAGTATGGAACAGGGGGAAAAAGCAATTTCTCGATAGAGTCATTCCTTTCAAGAACGGTTAGGGAGGAACATCCAACTGCGAAGATACTAATCGTTCTTTTCTATTCGGAAATTGTCTATGGCTATGAATACTAATGAGGAAAATTGTAAAAATGGGAGTTTCTTTTTTGATTATAATAGAAAAGAGGCTTCTGGTGTTCCAAATGGAATGAGGGAGATGTCACATGAAATTTTCGCTTTGTATTGGAGCGTATCCAGGAAAAGATATCATATATCATCTTGAAAAAGTGAAAGCCCATGGCTTTGACGGGATAGAGTATTATCATTGGTGGGATTTAGAATTAAATCAGATTGCCAGAGAACAAGAAAGAATTGGGGCCGGAATCATCTCAACATGCACCCGCTATTTTAATTTGGTGGACCCTAGTAAAAGAGAGGAGTACTTGTCAGGGTTAAAAGAAACGATAACAGCTTGTAAGGTGCTTGGTACAAAAGCGATCATTACCCAAACTGGAAATTTTATTGAAGGTGTTGAACGTAAAACACAATATCAAGCGATGATTAAGACATTAAAGCAATGCGCAGATCTCTGCGAGGAGGCAAATATAGTTTTGGAGGTTGAACCGCTAAATGGTCTGGTGGATCATCCTGGACATTTTTTGCAAAAATCGGATGAAGCAATTATGATGATTGACGAAGTAGGAAGTCCGAATGTGAAACTTGTTTTTGATGTATACCATCAACAAATTACTGAAGGCAATGTTATTAGAAATGCGACGAATTATATTCAAAGAATCAATCATTATCATATCGCCGATAATCCTGGCAGGAATCAACCTGGAACTGGTGAATTGAATTATGTCCATATTTTAAAGGCGATAAAGAATACAGGTTTTGATGGTTTTATTGGTCTAGAATGTGGATATACGATTGATACAGATCAAGCATTAAAAAATTTTAAAGAAAATATTATAAAAAACGTCAATGCATAAATAGATTTAGACTTTACAATAACTAACAATAAAAATGAACGAACATAATCTAATAGCTCGAAACGTGAATAGTGTAAAGGCTTGATGGATTGGAAAGCCATGATAAAAGATATTTGGATGCACTGGAAAAAAGCTTATTACGAAAAGTTCAGTAATGAAAAGTTTTTTATATTTGAAATACCAATAACTGAGAATGTGTGCTCAGTATCGTCCAAATTGAATAAATAGCTGTCGAGACTTTCCAGACAGCCCGTGAAGAGATGCTGGTCAGCATCTCTTCTATTTATGCCTAAAGAGAAATAAAGCCGTTACGGAATCAATAAGTGATGAACTTAGTTCTGTTAGCTAATTACGCAATTTATCAAATAGTCGCTTGCGGAAATCTCTAGGATTCATCCCATAAAAAGCGGTAAATTGTTTTGTAAAATAAAAAGGGCTAGAAAAGCCTACATCACCCGCAACTTCTGAAATAGACCTATTCGTAAACTCAAGTAGCCGAGCTGCCTGTCTGAGCCTTATTGATAAAAGAGTGGCCATGATGGAAACACCAATTTGTTCGCGAAATAAATGGGATAGGCGTGAGGGAGATAGGGATACTTTTCTTGAAATGGATTCTAGAGTATGGGATTCTTTTAAATTTTCGCTAAAAATCTGTAATACTTCCTGAACCCGTAAATCAACTTTTACTTTATCATTCGTTTGTGCCCATTGGTTCACTGCTAATAATATCTCTTCAAGTGCATTCATGGATAACTCTTTGGATAACGAGTGAATGCTATGATTATCTCGAATCATGCGTTGGAAACTACCTAATACACGTTCCTGCAGTTGTGGTCGTTCGATGTTTAAATGAATAAGGCCTTTGGATCGCTCCGGTAGCATCAGTAATTCAATCCATGTTTCCTTTGGTAGAAAGTGTGCCCATATAAATTCCCACTGTGTGCCATGTGTTGCGTATTGATGGATTGTCCTAGGTTTAAGAATAGCTAAATCCCCTATTTTTACAATTTGCACATGATTATCTACTGTAAATTGACCTTTCCCTGATATTGTATAAGTAATTAACCAGTCTTTCGTTCCATCTGGCCTAGAAACCTTGTATTCCTCCATTTGGTTAAAATGATCGCAAATAAGTACACCAGAAGATGGAGCAGTTGTAATAATAGCAGGATTGTTAAGGTTTTTAGTCATATCATACATTCCTTTTTTATCATTTTCCTTTATCATTTAATTATAAGCAATTTTCTAATAAAAGGGAGTGTGTTATTTGTGAAAAACAAAGCTAACGTTCATGAACAAAAAGAAATGTTTGATAAAGAAGGTTATTTGATTGTAAAGGGATTGTTTTCTAAAGAAGAAACGGAACGATTAAAGGAACATTTCATGCGAATGCATGCAGCGGGTCCTATACCGGGTCACTTTTCCCCTTTAACGGAAGAAAAAGCGAATGGGAATGTATTGAAAATGTATCCAAGAATTATGCATCCTCACAAAATCGATACGGTATCTATGAAATATATGTTAGATTTAAGGGTATTTACAGTACTAACAAATTTACTTGGAGAGGAGCCGCTTGCAGCGCAAAGTATGTTCTATTTCAAACCACCGGGTGCCAAGGGGCAAGCGCTTCACCAAGACAACTTTTATTTAAAAGTTGAGCCAGGAACATGTATTGCGGCTTGGACCGCAGTGGACCAATCAAATGAAGAGAACGGTGGTTTACACATCGTTCCAAAATCTCAATACTCTGAGGTACAATGTCCTCATGAAGCTGATCCAGAGAAATCGTTTACTCGTGAGGAAGTAAATGTACCTGAGGGACTTAAGCCTGTTCCAGCTATTCTTGAACCAGGAGACGTGTTGTTCTTTAACGGAAATGTTATTCATGGATCATACCCTAATGTATCTAAAGATAATTTCCGCCGATCATTTATATGCCATTATGCTGGCATATCTACTACAAAGGCGGGAGACTTTTACAAGCCTCTGTTACATCAAGATGGATCAGAGATAACTGTTGAAGTAAGTAAGTCAACTCCATGTGGCAATGAATTTGACCAGGTTGCGATGAACTAAAAGACCCTTTATAATTGTTGAGAAAAAGATGCACCCTAGGAGGACTGCATCTTTTTCTCGATATATCCATTCAATTTGTCACTAAATGATAATCCGGTTTATATTCCTTGAATTGTGGATTTTCTCCACAGATCATTAGTCCTTGTCCCCAGTTGACATGAACATCTTTAGTCGGCAAGTCTGCAGGGTCACGATATTGGAATAAGACATTTCGTCTTGTTCGTTCGCTTCGGTTTGGTTTAGATCCATGAACAGTTAAATAATTGAAAAACAGTACATCACCTGCTTCAGCAGGACAAGCGATTCCTGATTCAATAGGATATTCTTTATTATTTAAAAAGTAACTGCCAATATGTGGAATGGGACCGTTTTTATGAGACTCAGGTATCACATGGAGACAGCCATTTTCCTCATTTGCATTATCGAGATGAACGCTTGCTGCCATCACCGTATGCAATTGATGAGGAAAATAGGGGTGATCCTGGTGCATTGGGAATGCCGCTCCATTTTCTGGAGGTTTGACTAGCATTTTAGAATGATGTAATTGAACATTATCACCAATAAGCTGTGAAAGAATGGAAATCATATTTGGATGAGCAACTGCTTTTGTGAAAGAAGCGTCATGATAATGTACATCATGAAATCCCTTTAAAACAAGTTTCTTTCGTTCCTCTTCTGGCATATGATCTCCTTGCCAAGTGTGATTAGCGTCCATTTTTGACATTGTTGCTCTTTGAAGAATATTGTCAATAGCGTTTCTCATTTCTTCCACTTCTTGAGAGTTAAACACACCTTTTACAAGCAAATATCCATTTTCTTTGTAAAAATCTACATCCTTTGTTAGTATCAAAATAATTCACTCCTTATTTTTTTGAATTTTCATTATCTGATTTCTATTTCAAATTATAGGGATTTAATGATTTATTGTCTTTATGATAATCTGCCAAGTTTTTGCACTTTTAAGACACGGAGGGAATTAGATATGTCTTTATTGGACTACCAACATGCAGATTTTTATTTAAATCAACATGCTTTAAAACTTTCAGGAGACAGTGTTTCATTTTATATTCATTACTGGGGTGTCACACCTGCCCATTACGATAATCCTTTACATAAACACTCCTTTTTCGAAGTATGTTATGTTATTGATGGCGAGGGTTCCTACAGCGATAATGGCATTGAAACGCCACTAGTAAGTGGTTCATTATTTTTATCTAGACCAGGAATTTGGCATCAGATAAAGAGCCAGACAGGGCTATTCCTACTATTTGTTGCTTTTGAAATAATTGAATCAGAGACAAGTGAAACAGCTATTAATCAATTTCGGCAACTTGCTAACACGAAGAGCTTTGTCACTGAAGTCAATGATTTATTCCCATCAATCTTGATTTGGAAAACACTATTAATGCAATCTACTATTATTAATTATTTTCAAAAAGAAATTGTCCATACACTTGCCTATTCACTACTTATATCCTTACATCAAGTATTTACAAATGATCAGATAGAAACAGAAAAGATAATTGTAAGGAGAACATCCCCGAATCTACACAGAGCCAAATTATACATTAGAGATAATCTTTCACAGCCACTACAATTAAATGATCTTGCTTGTTATTTACATATTTCAACAAGGCATTTATCAAGGATTTTTTCTATTGAATTAGGGGAAAGCTTCACGGGCTATATTCGAAAAGAAAGAATAAAAAGAGCTTCAGAATTGTTAACAAGCACGAAGCGAACAATTAAAGATATAGCTGATGACACAGGGTTTACGTCTGTTCATTACTTTTCAAGAATTTTTAAAGCTGAAACTGGGGTACCGCCTGGGTATTTTCGTAAAAATAAATCTATTGAATAATTAAATTATTCAATAGAAAAGTTAAAATGATAGGAAACTTTTTATAGGGGAAAAGGATGCCATAACAAGATTGGGAAAAAGCCCATCTGTTTAACATACCTTTGAATAGGGGGAAAGTAGAAATAAGCAATTATATCTTGAAAGACGAAAGCGCATTCGTAAAGACAAACTTTAATCGATTTCTCCTTTTTCGAGCAATTTATGAAAGTGTAGTACAGGAAAGTTCAAACCGTTGAATGTGAATAATCAGAATATTACGTCTTACTTAATCTATAACAGCATGCTCTTCTACTTAGGATCAGGTCATTTGCCTATTTTTATGGATGAATGACTTTTTTATTAGATGGTTTTTAATGAATATTGTATAAACACAGATATATTCCAGTTTAATAGTGAGTGTAGTTGCAAAAAGTGATCATGTATTGAGCTTTCTATAAGTCGATTAACTTTTTAAATTAAATATAGAATTAAATCAAAAGCACCATGACGAGAGGGTCAAAGATTGTAAGATGCTATGTGGGCCTTTCTCTAGTTATCAACCATAGATACAAGTATGTCAATATCATGCATTGTCTTACTATCAGTAATTTATTATAGTATACCTAGTTAATATATACTGTTTGAATATTTAATTAAAGGCGAGTCTTTGTAAAATCTTCATTAATTGCGATGTTTCATTAAATTTTCTGAGGGGGGAGATGAAGATATAAAGAGATTCTAAAATCAGCTAGATATATAGGTTACTAGTAGAACCACACAACACTTTTACGGAAATAGCAAAAGGCTCAAAGGATTATCCCGACGTTCAAAGTTTAATTGATTTACTGGAATTTCAGTTAATGATAAATAATCCGCTATAAGATCTAGGGTATAGGTGCCCCGGAGTTATTCGATATCGAGTAAGGGACTAATCAATGTAGAAAAGTTTCTTTCATTCCATTGAATAGCTGCGGAGGATACAAGTCCATTGGGCCAGACTTTCCAGGGGTATAGAAAATAGGGGACACTATATTACGCATGTGTACTGATATGGCAGCTGGATTTTTAGTGTATCAATATCAATGCAAGTTGGTTTCAAGGTGATAAAACCTATCTATTATAATCAATTAACTCCCAGAATCCGTTATAAGCGCTTCTACTTTTTAGAGCCATCAATGCCCATTATCATGATTTTTTGTTGAATAACTAAATAGGGGGATGTCAGAATGAACATTAAACGATTTATGAAATTAATTCCGCTTCTCATGACATTGATGCTTATCGTTTTAGGCTGTAGCTCTGGAAGTAACAAGCCCAGTGATGGGACGAATAGTGGAAAAAAGGTAAAACTTACAATGTCTTCATGGGGAAATCCAGCTGAAATTAAAGTTATTCAACGAGCACTTGATTTGTATCATCAAGAAAATCCTAACGTGGAAGTAAAATTGATTCCAGCACCAGGAGATAACTATGAACAAAAACTTTTAACCCAGCTATCAGGCGGACAAGCAACGGATGTTTTTTATGTCGGTGCTGAATCGATCGCAAAGTTAACCGAAACTGGAAAAATTGCAGAACTATCAGGATTTCTAGATAGCACTGACAGTTACGTAAAAGCGGATGAATTTGCAGAAGGGTTATGGGGAGCGGCTAGAAGAGACGGTAAAATCTATGGAGTAACAGTGGATAACAACCCATACCTTATGTATTATAATAAAAAGGTTCTTAAAGAAGCAGGAATAGACCAAACACCTCAAGAGTATTTCGATGAAGGTGAATGGAACTGGGATACATTTGCAAAAGTAACGGGGAAATTACGTGATACAGGAAAAAAAGGATTTGTTCTAGAGAATGGTGGCAGTCATTTGTTCTCGTGGATCTGGTCTAATGGCGGCCAAATGTATGATGATGATGGCAATATGATATTAGACGAAAATGAAAAAGCACAAGAGGCATTCGATTATTTATCGAAGCTCGTTGAAGATCAAAACGTAACATATGGCGGTTCATTGCCGAAAGGACAAGGCGCAGATGCAATGTTTATGTCAAACCAAGTTGGATTTGTAGCTGCTGGGCGTTGGTTAACCCCGATGTTTAGTGAGAACAAGGCATTAGAGTTTGATTATATTCCTTGGCCGACTAACACAGGTAATAAAATAGAGCCTGCAGCAATAGCCACTGCATATATGGCTGTGAGCATTGATTCTAAGAATCCAGAAGAAGCGATGAAGTTTCTATCGTTTTATACATCTCCAGCAGGACAAAAAGCTCGTCTATCGGATAACGGAAATGCTGTACCGTCCGTAAATGGAGCAGATGAAATCATTAATGAAGCAAAAATTCCTGAACATGTAAGCTATTTACTTGATGCACGAGAAATTGGTATTGTTGATGATAAGCAAAATATAGTTCCAGGAATGGATAAAGAAATAAGTGATATATTGGATCTTATGTATCTAGGAAAACAAGATGCGGATAAAACGATAAAAGCTATTTCAGAAAAAGCTACTAAAATGATTGCGGAGTATAAAAAATAGGAGTGAATTACCAATCAGTTCTTTTCAAGCATTTTAAACTTTAATCATGAAAAAATACTTGATATCAATTTCAGACACAATAAAGTTATATGGAGACATTTCAAATCAATGTAAGCTAAGGTAAGATTTCAGTAAGAAAACAGTAGGAGGTATAAATTTTATGAATACACCGGTAAAAGAAAATCGCATGGCACCTCTATCAGGAGAACAAATAGCTCAATACGAAAAAGATGGTTTTTTGGTTGTAAAA harbors:
- a CDS encoding AraC family transcriptional regulator translates to MSLLDYQHADFYLNQHALKLSGDSVSFYIHYWGVTPAHYDNPLHKHSFFEVCYVIDGEGSYSDNGIETPLVSGSLFLSRPGIWHQIKSQTGLFLLFVAFEIIESETSETAINQFRQLANTKSFVTEVNDLFPSILIWKTLLMQSTIINYFQKEIVHTLAYSLLISLHQVFTNDQIETEKIIVRRTSPNLHRAKLYIRDNLSQPLQLNDLACYLHISTRHLSRIFSIELGESFTGYIRKERIKRASELLTSTKRTIKDIADDTGFTSVHYFSRIFKAETGVPPGYFRKNKSIE
- a CDS encoding ABC transporter substrate-binding protein — translated: MNIKRFMKLIPLLMTLMLIVLGCSSGSNKPSDGTNSGKKVKLTMSSWGNPAEIKVIQRALDLYHQENPNVEVKLIPAPGDNYEQKLLTQLSGGQATDVFYVGAESIAKLTETGKIAELSGFLDSTDSYVKADEFAEGLWGAARRDGKIYGVTVDNNPYLMYYNKKVLKEAGIDQTPQEYFDEGEWNWDTFAKVTGKLRDTGKKGFVLENGGSHLFSWIWSNGGQMYDDDGNMILDENEKAQEAFDYLSKLVEDQNVTYGGSLPKGQGADAMFMSNQVGFVAAGRWLTPMFSENKALEFDYIPWPTNTGNKIEPAAIATAYMAVSIDSKNPEEAMKFLSFYTSPAGQKARLSDNGNAVPSVNGADEIINEAKIPEHVSYLLDAREIGIVDDKQNIVPGMDKEISDILDLMYLGKQDADKTIKAISEKATKMIAEYKK
- a CDS encoding phytanoyl-CoA dioxygenase family protein — its product is MILTKDVDFYKENGYLLVKGVFNSQEVEEMRNAIDNILQRATMSKMDANHTWQGDHMPEEERKKLVLKGFHDVHYHDASFTKAVAHPNMISILSQLIGDNVQLHHSKMLVKPPENGAAFPMHQDHPYFPHQLHTVMAASVHLDNANEENGCLHVIPESHKNGPIPHIGSYFLNNKEYPIESGIACPAEAGDVLFFNYLTVHGSKPNRSERTRRNVLFQYRDPADLPTKDVHVNWGQGLMICGENPQFKEYKPDYHLVTN
- a CDS encoding phytanoyl-CoA dioxygenase family protein — encoded protein: MKNKANVHEQKEMFDKEGYLIVKGLFSKEETERLKEHFMRMHAAGPIPGHFSPLTEEKANGNVLKMYPRIMHPHKIDTVSMKYMLDLRVFTVLTNLLGEEPLAAQSMFYFKPPGAKGQALHQDNFYLKVEPGTCIAAWTAVDQSNEENGGLHIVPKSQYSEVQCPHEADPEKSFTREEVNVPEGLKPVPAILEPGDVLFFNGNVIHGSYPNVSKDNFRRSFICHYAGISTTKAGDFYKPLLHQDGSEITVEVSKSTPCGNEFDQVAMN